In a single window of the Streptomyces sp. NBC_00285 genome:
- a CDS encoding SCO1417 family MocR-like transcription factor yields the protein MTQWTSAVGAAQLARLLSSQQDRPAGPGTRRPPAYRALADGIRLLVLEGRVPVAARLPAERELALSLSVSRTTVAAAYEALRAEGFLGSRRGAGSWTAVPAGNPLPARGLEPLPPEALGSVIDLGCAALPAPEPWLTRAVQGALEELPPYAHTHGDYPAGLPALRAMIAERYSARGIPTMPEQIMVTTGAMGAIDAICHLFGGRGERIAVESPSYANILQLMREAGARLVPVAMADGLTGWDMDRWRQVLRDAAPRIAYVVADFHNPTGALAGEDQRRQLVEAARSAGTVLVADETMTELWLDEDVSMPRQVCAFDPAGSTVVTVGSASKAFWAGMRIGWVRAAPDVIRSLVAARAYADLGTPVLEQLAVNWLFTTGGWEQAVHLRREQARENRDALVAAVRRELPSWEFEVPQGGLTLWVRAGGLSGSRLAEVGERVGVRVPSGPRFGVDGAFEGYVRLPFTVGGALADEAATRLAAAARVVESGGSGGGEVPRTVVA from the coding sequence GTGACGCAGTGGACCTCGGCGGTGGGTGCCGCGCAGCTCGCCCGGCTGCTCAGCTCCCAGCAGGACCGCCCGGCGGGCCCCGGTACGCGCCGGCCGCCGGCCTACCGCGCACTCGCCGACGGCATCCGCCTGCTGGTCCTGGAAGGACGGGTCCCGGTGGCCGCCCGCCTGCCCGCGGAACGCGAGCTGGCCCTCTCCCTCTCGGTCAGTCGTACGACCGTCGCGGCGGCCTACGAGGCTCTGCGTGCCGAGGGTTTCCTGGGGTCCCGGCGCGGCGCGGGCAGCTGGACGGCGGTCCCGGCCGGGAACCCCCTCCCCGCACGCGGCCTCGAACCCCTCCCGCCCGAGGCCCTCGGCTCGGTGATCGACCTGGGCTGCGCGGCGCTGCCCGCCCCCGAGCCGTGGCTGACGCGTGCGGTCCAGGGCGCCCTGGAGGAACTGCCGCCCTACGCCCACACGCACGGCGACTATCCGGCCGGGCTGCCCGCGCTGCGCGCGATGATCGCCGAGCGGTACAGCGCGCGCGGGATCCCGACCATGCCGGAGCAGATCATGGTCACGACGGGGGCGATGGGCGCCATCGACGCCATCTGTCACCTGTTCGGGGGACGGGGGGAGCGGATCGCCGTCGAGTCGCCCTCGTACGCCAACATCCTTCAGCTGATGCGGGAGGCGGGCGCCCGCCTCGTGCCCGTCGCGATGGCGGACGGGCTGACCGGCTGGGACATGGACCGCTGGCGTCAGGTGCTGCGGGACGCGGCGCCGCGGATCGCCTATGTCGTCGCCGACTTCCACAACCCGACCGGTGCGCTCGCCGGCGAGGACCAGCGGAGGCAGTTGGTGGAGGCGGCGCGGTCCGCGGGGACCGTGCTGGTGGCGGACGAGACGATGACCGAGCTGTGGCTGGACGAGGACGTCTCGATGCCGCGGCAGGTGTGCGCCTTCGACCCGGCCGGGTCCACCGTGGTCACCGTCGGTTCCGCCAGCAAGGCGTTCTGGGCGGGGATGCGGATCGGGTGGGTGCGGGCGGCGCCGGACGTGATCCGCAGCCTGGTCGCCGCACGGGCCTATGCCGACCTCGGAACGCCTGTCCTGGAGCAACTCGCCGTGAACTGGCTGTTCACCACCGGGGGCTGGGAGCAGGCGGTGCACCTGCGGCGGGAGCAGGCCAGGGAGAACCGGGACGCGTTGGTGGCGGCGGTGCGCAGGGAGCTGCCCTCGTGGGAGTTCGAGGTGCCGCAGGGCGGGCTGACGCTGTGGGTGCGGGCCGGAGGGCTGTCCGGGTCGAGGCTGGCCGAAGTCGGGGAACGGGTGGGCGTGCGGGTCCCGTCAGGGCCACGGTTCGGGGTCGACGGGGCTTTCGAGGGGTATGTGCGGCTGCCGTTCACGGTGGGCGGTGCGTTGGCGGACGAGGCCGCGACCCGACTGGCCGCGGCGGCACGGGTTGTGGAGAGCGGGGGGTCCGGGGGCGGCGAGGTGCCTCGTACGGTCGTCGCGTGA
- the yczE gene encoding membrane protein YczE yields the protein MSQATTTTGGPTLSTQSRLGRRLIQLYVGLALYGVSSALLVQAGLGLEPWGVLHQGLAALTGLSIGVVSIIVGAAVLLLWIPLRQRPGLGTVSNVFVVGIAMDGTLAVVPQAHGLAVQIPLLLAGILLNGAATGLYIAAVFGPGPRDGLMTGLHRRTGRSIRLMRTAVEVAVVVTGFVLGGTIGIGTVLYAVSIGPLAQRFLRVFAVPPASDGSTVVAGGQPQGAIIRP from the coding sequence ATGAGTCAGGCCACTACCACCACAGGGGGACCCACCTTGTCCACGCAGAGCCGTCTCGGGCGACGGTTGATCCAGCTGTACGTGGGACTCGCCCTGTACGGGGTCAGTTCCGCCCTGCTCGTCCAGGCAGGTCTGGGCCTGGAGCCCTGGGGCGTGCTGCACCAGGGACTTGCCGCGCTGACGGGGCTGTCGATCGGTGTCGTGTCGATCATCGTGGGCGCGGCGGTGCTGCTCCTGTGGATCCCGCTGCGCCAGCGGCCGGGCCTCGGCACGGTCTCCAACGTCTTCGTGGTCGGCATCGCCATGGACGGCACCCTCGCGGTGGTCCCACAGGCGCACGGACTCGCCGTACAGATCCCTCTCCTGCTGGCCGGCATCCTGCTCAACGGCGCGGCGACCGGGCTGTACATCGCCGCCGTCTTCGGCCCCGGCCCGCGGGACGGCCTGATGACCGGGCTTCATCGGCGGACGGGCCGTTCGATCCGTCTGATGCGGACTGCGGTCGAAGTGGCCGTCGTGGTCACGGGGTTCGTCCTCGGCGGCACCATCGGCATCGGCACCGTCCTGTACGCGGTGTCCATCGGACCGCTCGCCCAGCGTTTCCTGCGCGTGTTCGCCGTCCCCCCGGCATCCGACGGCAGCACGGTCGTCGCCGGCGGGCAACCGCAGGGAGCGATAATCCGTCCGTGA
- a CDS encoding glycerophosphodiester phosphodiesterase, whose amino-acid sequence MTSPIRHPYLDHPGPIPFAHRGGAADGLENTAFQFRRAIEAGYRYLETDVHATADGKLVAFHDATLDRVTDGAGRIADLRWAVIERARVAGKEPVPLFEELLETFPEARWNVDVKAEPALRPLLDLIERTGAWDRICVGSFSEARVMRAQRLAGPRLATSYGTRGVLNLRLRSWGVPATLRRSAVAAQVPEAQSGIQVVDHRFVRTAHARGLQVHVWTVNEPDRMHRLLDLGVDGIMTDHIDTLRKVMEDRGIWV is encoded by the coding sequence GTGACCTCGCCGATACGCCACCCCTACCTCGACCATCCCGGCCCCATCCCCTTCGCCCACCGGGGCGGGGCGGCGGACGGGCTCGAGAACACCGCGTTCCAGTTCCGGCGGGCGATCGAGGCGGGCTACCGATATCTGGAGACGGACGTCCACGCGACGGCGGACGGCAAGCTGGTCGCCTTCCACGACGCGACGCTGGACCGGGTGACCGACGGCGCGGGCCGGATAGCCGACCTGCGCTGGGCGGTCATAGAACGCGCGCGTGTGGCGGGCAAGGAGCCCGTACCGCTCTTCGAGGAGCTCCTGGAGACCTTCCCCGAAGCGCGCTGGAACGTCGACGTCAAGGCCGAACCCGCTCTCCGGCCACTCCTGGACCTCATCGAGCGCACCGGCGCCTGGGACCGGATCTGTGTCGGCTCTTTCTCGGAGGCACGGGTGATGCGCGCCCAGCGGCTGGCCGGGCCGCGCCTGGCGACGTCGTACGGCACCCGGGGCGTGCTCAACCTGCGGCTGCGCTCATGGGGCGTGCCGGCGACGCTGCGCCGCTCGGCCGTCGCCGCCCAGGTGCCCGAGGCCCAGTCCGGCATCCAGGTGGTCGACCACCGGTTCGTGCGCACCGCCCACGCGCGCGGGCTCCAGGTGCACGTGTGGACCGTCAACGAACCCGATCGCATGCACCGGCTCCTGGACCTGGGAGTCGATGGCATCATGACCGATCACATCGACACACTGCGCAAGGTCATGGAGGACCGGGGCATCTGGGTCTGA
- a CDS encoding MFS transporter — protein MGTDTVRAGSADEATERRREQRGWYFYDWACSVYSTSVLTVFLGPYLTSVAKNAADADGYVHPLGIPVRAGSFFAYSVSLSVIVAVLVMPLVGAAADRSGRKKPLLAAAAYTGAAATTAMFFLGGERYLLGGVLLIVANAAQSVATMLYNSYLPQIAPPEERDAVSSKGWAFGYAAGSLVLVGNLVLYTGHESFGLSEGAAVRICLASAGLWWGAFAVVPLRRLRDRRATPERPKESTAPGFRQLAATVRDMRRHPLTLAFLLAYLIYNDGIQTVISQASIYGSEELDLEQSTLITAVLMVQVLAVAGALALGRLARAYGAKRTILGSLVAWAAVLGAGYFLPAGAPGWFFVLAAGIGLVLGGSQALSRSLFSHLVPPGKEAEYFSAYEMSDRGMSWLGPLLFGITYQLTGSYRDAIISLVVFFVIGFVLLARVPVGRAINDAGNPVPERI, from the coding sequence GTGGGCACCGACACCGTGCGGGCGGGCTCGGCGGACGAGGCCACCGAGCGGCGGCGCGAGCAGCGCGGCTGGTACTTCTACGACTGGGCGTGCTCCGTCTACTCGACGAGCGTGCTCACCGTGTTCCTCGGCCCCTATCTGACCTCGGTCGCCAAGAACGCGGCGGACGCGGACGGCTACGTCCATCCGCTGGGGATCCCGGTGCGCGCCGGCTCCTTCTTCGCGTACTCGGTGTCCCTGTCGGTGATCGTCGCCGTGCTGGTGATGCCCCTGGTGGGCGCCGCCGCCGACCGCTCCGGCCGCAAGAAACCCCTGCTGGCCGCTGCCGCGTACACCGGGGCCGCCGCGACGACCGCCATGTTCTTCCTCGGCGGCGAGCGGTATCTCCTCGGCGGGGTCCTGCTGATCGTCGCGAACGCCGCGCAGTCCGTGGCGACCATGCTCTACAACTCCTACCTCCCGCAGATCGCCCCGCCCGAGGAACGCGACGCGGTCTCCTCCAAGGGCTGGGCGTTCGGCTACGCGGCGGGCTCGCTGGTCCTGGTCGGGAATCTCGTCCTCTACACCGGCCACGAGTCCTTCGGCCTCTCCGAAGGCGCGGCGGTCCGCATCTGCCTGGCCTCCGCGGGGCTGTGGTGGGGCGCCTTCGCCGTGGTCCCGCTACGACGGCTGCGGGACCGCCGTGCCACCCCTGAGCGCCCGAAGGAGTCGACCGCCCCCGGCTTCCGGCAGTTGGCGGCCACCGTCCGCGACATGCGCCGCCACCCGCTCACCCTCGCCTTCCTGCTCGCGTACCTCATCTACAACGACGGCATCCAGACCGTGATCTCCCAGGCCTCGATCTACGGCTCCGAGGAGCTGGATCTCGAACAGTCGACCCTCATCACGGCCGTGCTCATGGTCCAGGTGCTGGCGGTGGCGGGGGCGCTCGCGCTCGGGCGACTCGCCCGGGCGTACGGGGCCAAACGCACGATCCTCGGCTCACTGGTCGCCTGGGCGGCGGTCCTCGGGGCCGGATACTTCCTGCCCGCCGGCGCGCCCGGGTGGTTCTTCGTCCTGGCCGCCGGGATCGGGCTCGTGCTCGGCGGCAGTCAGGCCCTGTCCCGCTCCCTGTTCTCGCATCTCGTCCCGCCGGGCAAGGAGGCCGAATACTTCTCGGCATACGAGATGAGCGACCGGGGCATGAGCTGGCTGGGCCCGCTCCTGTTCGGGATCACCTACCAGCTGACGGGAAGTTACCGGGACGCGATCATCTCGTTGGTGGTCTTCTTCGTCATCGGATTCGTGCTGCTCGCACGGGTTCCGGTGGGGCGGGCGATCAACGACGCGGGCAATCCGGTACCGGAAAGGATTTAG
- a CDS encoding RNA polymerase-binding protein RbpA, whose translation MSERALRGTRLVVTSYETDRGIDLAPRQAVEYACEKGHRFEMPFSVEAEIPPEWECKVCGAQALLVDGDGPEEKKAKPARTHWDMLMERRTREELEEVLEERLAVLRSGAMNIAVHPRDSRKSA comes from the coding sequence ATGAGTGAGCGAGCTCTTCGCGGCACGCGCCTCGTGGTGACCAGCTACGAGACGGACCGCGGCATCGACCTGGCCCCGCGCCAGGCCGTGGAGTACGCATGCGAGAAGGGGCATCGTTTCGAGATGCCCTTCTCGGTCGAGGCGGAGATCCCGCCCGAGTGGGAGTGCAAGGTCTGCGGGGCCCAAGCACTTCTCGTGGACGGCGACGGCCCTGAGGAAAAGAAGGCCAAGCCTGCGCGTACACATTGGGACATGCTGATGGAGCGACGCACCCGAGAGGAACTCGAAGAGGTCCTTGAGGAGCGTCTGGCGGTTCTGCGTTCGGGGGCGATGAACATCGCTGTTCACCCCCGAGACAGCCGCAAGTCGGCCTGA
- the fxsA gene encoding FxsA family membrane protein — translation MTTGAPTPTYPARPRRSRMRTFLPLGIAAWLVLEIWLLTVVAGAASGFAVFLLLIAGFVLGSVVIKRAGRRAFQNLNEALQRGGTPSGSGSGGNGLMMLGGLLLMIPGLISDAVGLLLLIPPVQKAVGRYAERTFDRKMRAAVPGTLGDAFQQARMQRPDGKVVQGEVIVRDEPGDDTPQGSRPPLTR, via the coding sequence ATGACGACAGGCGCTCCGACCCCCACGTATCCCGCCCGGCCCCGCCGCTCCCGTATGCGCACCTTCCTGCCGCTGGGTATCGCCGCCTGGCTGGTGCTGGAGATCTGGCTGCTGACCGTGGTCGCGGGCGCGGCGAGCGGGTTCGCGGTGTTCCTGCTGCTGATCGCCGGCTTCGTCCTCGGCTCGGTGGTGATCAAGCGGGCCGGCCGCCGTGCCTTCCAGAACCTGAACGAGGCGCTCCAGCGGGGCGGCACCCCGTCGGGCTCCGGCAGCGGGGGCAACGGCCTGATGATGCTGGGCGGCCTGCTCCTGATGATCCCGGGCCTGATCTCGGACGCGGTGGGCCTGCTCCTGCTGATCCCGCCCGTCCAGAAGGCCGTCGGCCGCTACGCCGAGCGCACCTTCGACCGCAAAATGCGCGCGGCTGTTCCGGGCACCCTGGGTGACGCCTTCCAGCAGGCCCGTATGCAGCGCCCCGACGGCAAGGTGGTCCAGGGCGAGGTCATCGTCCGGGACGAGCCGGGCGACGACACCCCGCAGGGGTCGCGCCCGCCGCTCACGCGCTGA
- a CDS encoding polyprenol monophosphomannose synthase, translating into MNDGDGTRTAQGTRFGPLGTTLVIIPTYDEAENIKAIVGRVRKAVPEAHVLVADDNSPDGTGKLADELAVGDDHVQVLHRKGKEGLGAAYLAGFRWGLEHGYGVLVEMDADGSHQPEELSRLLTALKSADLVLGSRWVPGGRVVNWPRSREIISRGGSLYSRVALDLPLRDITGGYRAFRRETLEGLGLDDVASQGYCFQVDLARRAVKAGYHVVEVPITFVERELGDSKMSRDILVEALWRVTTWGVGERVGRITARGKRAQP; encoded by the coding sequence GTGAACGACGGCGACGGGACCCGCACGGCACAGGGGACGCGTTTCGGCCCGCTCGGCACGACCTTGGTGATCATTCCGACCTATGACGAGGCGGAGAACATCAAGGCCATCGTCGGCCGGGTGCGCAAGGCCGTCCCCGAGGCGCACGTCCTCGTGGCCGACGACAACAGCCCCGACGGCACAGGCAAGCTCGCCGACGAACTGGCCGTCGGGGACGACCACGTCCAGGTCCTGCACCGCAAGGGCAAGGAAGGTCTCGGCGCCGCCTACCTCGCGGGCTTCCGCTGGGGCCTGGAGCACGGTTACGGCGTCCTGGTCGAGATGGACGCCGACGGCTCCCACCAGCCCGAGGAACTGTCCCGTCTGCTGACCGCCCTCAAGAGCGCCGACCTGGTCCTCGGCTCCCGCTGGGTGCCCGGCGGCCGGGTCGTGAACTGGCCCAGGTCCCGCGAGATCATCTCCCGCGGCGGCAGCCTCTACTCCCGCGTCGCCCTCGACCTGCCCCTGCGTGACATCACCGGCGGTTACCGCGCTTTCCGCCGCGAGACCCTCGAAGGCCTCGGCCTCGACGACGTCGCGTCCCAGGGCTACTGCTTCCAGGTCGACCTCGCCCGCCGCGCGGTCAAGGCCGGCTACCACGTCGTCGAGGTGCCCATCACCTTCGTCGAGCGCGAACTCGGCGACTCGAAGATGAGCCGCGACATCCTGGTGGAGGCCCTGTGGCGGGTCACCACCTGGGGTGTGGGGGAGCGGGTCGGCCGGATCACAGCCCGGGGAAAGCGCGCACAGCCTTAG
- a CDS encoding amidohydrolase, with product MSEPKTVLLRRGEVHSPADPFATAMVVERGQVAWVGSEGAADAFADGVDEIVDLDGALVTPAFTDAHVHTTATGLALTGLDLSGAPSLDAALSLVRDFATARPGDRVLLGHGWDAARWPGGRPPTRVELDEATGGRPLYLSRIDVHSAVVTTALLDMTSLGLLDGPLTADAHHAVRATALGSVTPAQRVEAQRAALAHAASLGIGTVHECAGPEISSEDDFTGLLRLAAEGTGPRVVGYWAEQDVDKARRLGAVGAAGDLFVDGALGSHTACLHEPYTDADHTGLAYLDDAAVAAHVTACTEAGLQAGFHAIGDAAVTTVVAGVRAAAEKLGLARVRAARHRVEHAELLTPEAVAAFAELGLTASVQPAFDALWGGEDGMYAQRLGRERAGRLNPFAALLRAGVPLAFGSDSPVTPLDPWGTVRAAAFHRTPEHRVSVRAAFTAHTRGGWRAVGRDDAGVLVPGAPADYAVWRTGELIVQAPDDRVARWSTDPGSGTPGLPDLTPGLDLPVCLRTVVGGRTVFVGPGE from the coding sequence ATGAGTGAACCGAAGACCGTCCTCCTGCGCCGCGGCGAGGTCCACAGCCCCGCCGACCCGTTCGCGACCGCGATGGTCGTGGAGCGAGGCCAAGTCGCCTGGGTGGGGTCGGAAGGTGCCGCGGACGCCTTCGCGGACGGCGTCGACGAGATCGTCGACCTGGACGGCGCCCTGGTCACCCCCGCGTTCACCGACGCCCACGTCCACACCACCGCCACGGGCCTCGCCCTGACCGGCCTCGACCTCTCCGGCGCCCCCTCCCTGGACGCGGCCCTGAGCCTCGTACGGGACTTCGCGACCGCGCGTCCCGGCGACCGCGTCCTGCTCGGGCACGGGTGGGACGCCGCCCGCTGGCCCGGCGGCCGCCCGCCCACGCGCGTGGAGCTCGACGAGGCGACGGGCGGCCGCCCGCTGTATCTGAGCCGGATCGACGTCCACTCGGCGGTCGTGACGACGGCACTGCTCGACATGACCTCCCTGGGGCTCCTCGACGGCCCCCTCACCGCCGACGCCCACCACGCCGTCCGCGCCACCGCCCTCGGCTCCGTCACACCCGCCCAGCGCGTCGAGGCCCAGCGTGCCGCCCTGGCCCACGCCGCCTCCCTGGGCATCGGCACCGTGCACGAGTGCGCCGGGCCCGAGATCTCCTCCGAGGACGACTTCACGGGTCTGCTGCGGCTGGCCGCCGAGGGGACCGGCCCCAGGGTCGTCGGGTACTGGGCGGAGCAGGACGTCGACAAGGCCCGGCGACTCGGCGCGGTCGGCGCAGCCGGAGACCTCTTCGTGGACGGCGCCCTCGGCTCGCACACCGCGTGCCTGCACGAGCCGTACACCGACGCCGACCACACCGGGCTCGCCTACCTGGACGACGCCGCCGTGGCCGCCCACGTCACCGCCTGCACCGAGGCGGGCCTCCAGGCCGGCTTCCACGCGATCGGCGACGCGGCCGTGACCACCGTCGTCGCGGGCGTCCGCGCCGCCGCGGAGAAGCTCGGCCTCGCCCGCGTCCGTGCCGCCCGGCACCGTGTCGAACACGCCGAGCTGCTCACCCCCGAGGCCGTGGCCGCCTTCGCCGAACTGGGCCTCACCGCCTCCGTCCAGCCCGCCTTCGACGCCCTGTGGGGCGGCGAGGACGGCATGTACGCCCAGCGGCTGGGCCGGGAGCGGGCGGGCCGCCTGAACCCCTTCGCGGCCCTCCTGCGGGCTGGTGTCCCGCTGGCCTTCGGCTCCGACAGTCCCGTCACCCCCCTCGACCCGTGGGGCACGGTCCGCGCGGCCGCCTTCCACCGGACCCCCGAGCACCGCGTCTCCGTGCGCGCCGCCTTCACCGCGCACACCCGCGGCGGCTGGCGGGCGGTGGGCCGCGACGACGCGGGCGTCCTGGTGCCCGGCGCTCCTGCCGACTACGCCGTGTGGCGTACCGGCGAACTGATCGTGCAGGCCCCCGACGACCGGGTCGCCCGCTGGTCCACCGACCCCGGCTCCGGCACCCCCGGTCTTCCGGACCTGACGCCGGGGCTCGACCTGCCCGTCTGTCTGCGCACCGTGGTCGGCGGACGGACCGTCTTCGTAGGGCCGGGCGAGTGA
- a CDS encoding Lrp/AsnC family transcriptional regulator: MEELDRQIVQLLVKDGRMSYTDLGKATGLSTSAVHQRVRRLEQRGVIRGYAAVVDPGAVGLPMTAFISVKPFDPSAPDDIADRLAGVPEIEACHSVAGDENYILKVRVSTPHELEELLARLRSLAGVSTRTTVVLSTPYEARPPRI; encoded by the coding sequence ATGGAGGAGCTGGACCGACAAATCGTGCAGCTGCTCGTCAAGGACGGGCGGATGAGTTACACGGACCTGGGCAAGGCCACGGGCCTGTCCACGTCGGCCGTGCACCAGCGGGTGCGACGGCTCGAGCAGCGTGGTGTGATCCGCGGGTACGCCGCGGTGGTCGACCCAGGGGCGGTGGGCCTGCCCATGACAGCCTTCATCTCGGTGAAACCGTTCGACCCCAGTGCCCCGGACGACATCGCGGACCGGCTGGCGGGCGTACCCGAGATCGAGGCCTGCCACAGCGTCGCGGGCGACGAGAACTACATCCTCAAGGTGCGGGTGTCGACCCCGCACGAGCTGGAGGAGCTGCTGGCTCGCCTGAGGTCACTCGCGGGGGTGTCGACGCGGACCACGGTGGTCCTGTCGACCCCGTACGAGGCGCGGCCACCGCGCATCTGA